From Longimicrobium sp., one genomic window encodes:
- the folP gene encoding dihydropteroate synthase has translation MLTAANPGTWRIRGRTLSLERPVVVGVLNVTPDSFSDGGRFHAVAPAFARARQLVADGAHALDLGGESTRPGAAPVQADEEIARILPVLRAVKAELGVPVTVDTRKAAVARAVLAEGADAINDVSALADPEMAAVVADSGAGLVLMHMRGTPETMQTLIGYRDVAAEVADELEPRLARAVDAGVAPERIVVDPGIGFAKTAAQNLELIARLDVIAERLGRPVLLGPSRKAFIGALLGGVEASGRDAGTVGACVAGLARGARIFRVHEVRAAREALDVADAIFQAGAAWAR, from the coding sequence CTGGCGCATCCGCGGACGGACGCTCTCGCTGGAGCGCCCCGTGGTGGTCGGCGTGCTGAACGTGACGCCCGACAGCTTCAGCGACGGGGGCCGCTTCCACGCGGTGGCCCCCGCCTTCGCGCGCGCCCGCCAGCTGGTGGCCGACGGCGCGCACGCGCTGGACCTGGGCGGCGAGTCCACCCGTCCCGGCGCCGCGCCGGTGCAGGCGGACGAGGAGATCGCGCGCATCCTTCCCGTGCTGCGCGCGGTGAAGGCGGAGCTGGGCGTTCCCGTCACCGTCGACACGCGCAAGGCGGCGGTCGCGCGCGCGGTGCTGGCCGAGGGCGCGGACGCCATCAACGACGTTTCCGCGCTGGCGGATCCGGAGATGGCGGCCGTGGTGGCCGACTCCGGCGCCGGGCTGGTGCTGATGCACATGCGCGGCACGCCGGAAACGATGCAGACGCTGATCGGCTACCGCGACGTGGCGGCCGAGGTTGCCGACGAGCTGGAGCCGCGGCTGGCGCGGGCGGTGGACGCCGGCGTCGCCCCCGAGCGGATCGTGGTCGACCCGGGGATCGGCTTCGCCAAGACGGCGGCGCAGAACCTGGAGCTGATCGCGCGGCTGGACGTCATCGCCGAGCGGCTGGGGCGGCCGGTGCTGCTGGGGCCCAGCCGCAAGGCGTTCATCGGCGCGCTGCTGGGCGGCGTGGAGGCTTCGGGGCGCGACGCGGGGACGGTGGGGGCGTGCGTGGCGGGGCTGGCGCGCGGCGCCCGCATCTTCCGCGTGCACGAGGTCCGCGCGGCGCGCGAGGCGCTGGACGTGGCCGACGCCATCTTCCAGGCGGGGGCGGCGTGGGCGCGCTGA